The Meiothermus sp. region GGCAAGCACAAAATCCAGAAAACCACCCCCTGTCCAGTACCTGGAAAAGCCCCACTGGGTTACTGCCTAGGCCCAAGGGCATGTTTACGGTGCACCACAAACAACCGCCTACGGCAACGCCTTCTGTTGGCGGTGTTCAGGGGAACCCCCCTACAGCGCTCTTCACAGGCGTGGCCGCCCACGAAAACGAGAAGGGACAAGCAGACGTGCCTCACCGAGGTGAGGCACGCTTGTCTGCGTTGCGTCTGGGCCAGGTTAGCCACGTTGTGGCTATGGCATAAGTCATTCCCTGGCAGACGCATGTTACGCACTGGGGCGTGGGCCACGGGTGCTTGGGTTTCGAGTTTCCCGGCGGCCACTGTTCTGTCCAGGGCAACAGATTCTTATACCGGATTCAAAAAGATAGTCTTCAAAACAAACCACCCTGGGGGCTATCTTTTTGAATCCTAGAGCACACCCCTCCCTGACGGTCAGCGAAAAAAACGTCTCCCTTCCAAGGGGCGGTATCGCCCTCCGCTACGCGGATAACTTCGGTTGGGTTAGTTCGTCACCGTTCGGTGACGAACTAACCGAATCTGGTATTAGTGGTCTGGTAACAAAATACGCAGTATGGGGTTTAGCCTTCAGAACGCGCCGTGTCTCGTAAACCTGGGCCTTCGGTGTCTTGCCTGTACGGTCATGCAAAAAGCACCCCACCCGCTTCGCCCCTTCCCTCCCCTACTGCGTAGGGGAGGCCAGGTGGGGTGGCTGACCTGGCCCTTCACGCAGCGGATTGGGGGCCTTGCCTGATACCCTCCCCCACCCTCCCTACGCGGTAGGGAGGGCGTTTTTAGGCCATCTCGGGGCCGAAGTGGGATGGAATCTCTACAACGATGTATTCGGTGTACGGTACATAACTTCGGAAATTTAGTTACCAGACCATTAGTCCCCGATGGCTCAATATTTGTGAAGAGCGCTCTAAAGTTTCTTGAGCGACTGCACCAACTGACCCAACACCCCTTGGGCATCGCCATAGAGCATGCGGGTGTTGTCGGCGTAGAAGAGTTCGTTTTCGACCCCAGCAAACCCCTTGCCCTGCCCGCGCTTGATAACGATGGCATTTTTGGCTTTGTCTACCTCCAGGATGGGCATCCCGTAGAGGGGTGAGCCCTTGCGTCTGGCTGCTGGGTTGACCACATCGTTGGCCCCGATCACCACCGCTACGTCGGCCTGGGGGAACTCGGGGTTGATGTCCTCGAGGTCGTAGAGCTTCTCATAGGGCACCCCCGCCTCGGCCAGCAGCACGTTCATGTGGCCGGGCATGCGGCCCGCCACCGGGTGAATGGCAAACTTGACCTCCACCCCCTTGGACTCGAGTACATCCGCTAGCTCGCGCAATTTGTGCTGAGCCTGGGCCACGGCCATCCCGTAGCCGGGTACAAAAATCACCTTGGAGGCGTAGGCCAGCATGACTGCCGCGTCTTCCAGGTCAATCGGCTTGAGGCTGCCCTTGACCTCGCCGGCTTCTTGCTCGACGCCAAAGCCCCCTACCAGCACGCTCCACAGGCTGCGGTTCATGGCCTTAGCCATCAGCAGGGTGAGCAGCGTACCCGCCGCGCCCACCACCGTACCGGCCACAATCAGGGCCGCATTGCCAATGGCGAAGCCTTCAAAGCCCACGGCCAGGCCGGTGAAGGCGTTGAACAGCGAGATCACCACCGGCATATCGCCCCCGCCAATGGGGAGGGTCATCAGCACCCCAAAACCCAAAGCCAGCAAAAAGAAAACCAGGATCAGCGGCCCCGACTGGGTAAAGAGCACCCACAGGGCAAAGAGCAAAGCCCCCGCCCCCACCGCCGCGTTGATCAGCTTTTGGGCCGGGAACTGGATGGGGCGGCTCGACATCAGGCCCTGGAGCTTGGCGAAGGCAATCAGGCTACCGGTGAAGGAGACCGAGCCAATGAGGGCTCCCAGAATGGCCAGCAGCTTGAGCCCCTGGGCCTCGCCGAACTCTCCACGTAAAAGCTCCACCGCCGCAATGGCCCCGGCAGCCCCCCCGCCCATGCCGTTGTAGATAGCTACCATCTGGGGCATGTCGGTCATCTGCACGCGCTTGGCGGCAATCCAGGCCACCACCGTGCCGATGAGGATGGCCACCAGCATCAGGCCCTGGTTGTGCATCCCGGGCAGGAAAAAGGTAGCCACTGTGGCCGCCACCATGGCCACCCCGGCCCAGATCACCCCACTGCGGGCGGTGTTGGGCGAGGACATGCGCTTGAGGCCCAGGATAAACAAGAGCGCCGTCAGGAAGTAGATTAGCTCGACAAAGTTTTCCATAGCGACAAATAGCATTGGGCGATAACCAGAGAGCCCGCAGGAGGCTATCCGCTATCGGCTACGAGCTATTGGCCTCCTTTCGGCTTCCGTTCGAACATCTCCAGCATCCGTTCGGTCACGGCGTAGCCGCCCGCAGCGTTGGCCGCCCCCAGAATTACGCCAAAAAAGCCGATGGCCTGCTCGAGGGGGGTCTCGGCGTGGCCCAAGACCACCATGGCCCCCACCACCACAATGCCGTGAATGAAGTTGGAGCCCGACATCAGGGGGGTGTGCAGAATCACCGGCACCCGGCTAATTACTTCATACCCGGTAAAAGCCGCCAGCAAAAAAATGTATAGCGCAGCCCAGGTTGCGTCCATCAAGCACCTCCAACGAGCGCCTTGGTCGGCGCATGGGTAATCTGGCCTTGGTGGGTTAGAAGCGCCCCGGCCAGGATTTCATCGCTCCAGTCGGGCTCGAGCCGACCCTCTTTGATAAGCAGTTTGGAAAGGTTGTAGAGGTTTTTGGCGTACATCTCGCTGGCGTGCACCGAGAGGGCGCTGGGCAGGTTCAAGGGCCCCACCACCTTGACCCCGTTCACCAGGACGGTACTGCCGGGCTGGGTCAGTTCGCAGTTGCCCCCGGACTCAGCCGCCAGGTCCACCACCACCGCACCGGGGCTCATGCGCTCGAGCATGTCTTTGGTGATGAGGATGGGCGCGTTGCGGCCCGGTATCTGGGCGGTGGTGATGACCGCGTCCATGCTGCCCACTTCCTTGGCCAGGGCCTCGTGCTGAATTTTCTTTTCTTCTTCGGTGAGCTCGCGGGCATAGCCCCCTTCACCCTCGGCGCTGATGGGCAGCTCGATGACCTTGGCCCCCAGCGACAGGGCCTGCTCGGCCGCAGCCTTGCGCACGTCGTAGGCCCAGACATTGGCCCCCAGGCGACGCACCGTAGCAATGGCCTGCAAGCCCGCCACGCCCACCCCCATCACCATCACTTTGGCGGGGCGGATGGTGCCCGCGGCGGTGGTGAGCATGGGAAAGAAGCGGCTGCTCTCGCGGGCAGCGATTAGCGCCGCCACATACCCTGCCACCGTGGCCTGGGAGGAGAGCACATCCATACTCTGGGCCCGGGTGATGCGGGGGATGAGTTCCATGGCCAGAGCGGAAAGCTGGCCCGTGGCCATGGCCTGTACCCGCGCC contains the following coding sequences:
- a CDS encoding NAD(P)(+) transhydrogenase (Re/Si-specific) subunit beta, with the translated sequence MENFVELIYFLTALLFILGLKRMSSPNTARSGVIWAGVAMVAATVATFFLPGMHNQGLMLVAILIGTVVAWIAAKRVQMTDMPQMVAIYNGMGGGAAGAIAAVELLRGEFGEAQGLKLLAILGALIGSVSFTGSLIAFAKLQGLMSSRPIQFPAQKLINAAVGAGALLFALWVLFTQSGPLILVFFLLALGFGVLMTLPIGGGDMPVVISLFNAFTGLAVGFEGFAIGNAALIVAGTVVGAAGTLLTLLMAKAMNRSLWSVLVGGFGVEQEAGEVKGSLKPIDLEDAAVMLAYASKVIFVPGYGMAVAQAQHKLRELADVLESKGVEVKFAIHPVAGRMPGHMNVLLAEAGVPYEKLYDLEDINPEFPQADVAVVIGANDVVNPAARRKGSPLYGMPILEVDKAKNAIVIKRGQGKGFAGVENELFYADNTRMLYGDAQGVLGQLVQSLKKL
- a CDS encoding NAD(P) transhydrogenase subunit alpha, translating into MALIAVPKETAPGERRVALTPEVVGRLIKEGSKVRLEAGAGTEAYYADEAYRQVGAEVVSRDQLFKGAQVVFTVQPLEPPDLAQLEPGTVVAGLMYPHRNPARVQAMATGQLSALAMELIPRITRAQSMDVLSSQATVAGYVAALIAARESSRFFPMLTTAAGTIRPAKVMVMGVGVAGLQAIATVRRLGANVWAYDVRKAAAEQALSLGAKVIELPISAEGEGGYARELTEEEKKIQHEALAKEVGSMDAVITTAQIPGRNAPILITKDMLERMSPGAVVVDLAAESGGNCELTQPGSTVLVNGVKVVGPLNLPSALSVHASEMYAKNLYNLSKLLIKEGRLEPDWSDEILAGALLTHQGQITHAPTKALVGGA
- a CDS encoding NAD(P) transhydrogenase subunit alpha, with amino-acid sequence MDATWAALYIFLLAAFTGYEVISRVPVILHTPLMSGSNFIHGIVVVGAMVVLGHAETPLEQAIGFFGVILGAANAAGGYAVTERMLEMFERKPKGGQ